GTTTTCGAGGAGGAGGACGTCGCCGGGTTTGAGGGCGGCGGCGGCCTGCTCGGCCACGGGGCCGACGCAGTCCCCGGCAAAGGCGACGGGGCGGCCGAGCAGCTTGGAGAGCTCGGCGGCGACGGGCTTGAGGGTGTATTTGGGATTGGCTTTGCCGTCGGGACGGCCGAGGTGGCTCATGAGCACGACGGAGGCACCGTGGTCGAGCGCGTGTTTGATGGTGGGCAGCGCGGCGACGATGCGCTGGTTGTTGGTGATGGCCCCGGTGGCCTTGTCCTGCGGGACATTGAAATCGACGCGGATGAGGACGCGTTTGCCGGAGAGATCGAGATCGCGGATGGTTTTATACGGCATAACCTGATGAAGAATTAAAAATGGAGAATGAAGAATGAAAGGGCGCAGTCGGAAGTGGAGCGCAGCCAGAATGGCACAGGGACGGGATGCGAAAAAGGCAGAATGAGAAGTAGAACACCGCCGGGGAGGTCTGGCATTCTACATTCTGCATTCTGCCTTCTGCATTAGAACAAAACGCGCTCAGAGCTTGGCGGCGATGATCTTGGTGAGGTCAACGACGCGGTTGGAATAGCCCCACTCGTTGTCATACCAGCTCACGAGCTTGAAGAAGTTCGGGTTGAGCTCGATGGAGGAGCCGGCGTCGAAGATCGAGGAGAGCTTGTCGTGGATGAAGTCGGAGGAGACGACTTCGTCCTCGGTGTAGCCGAGGATGCCCTTCAGGTAGGTTTCACCCGCCTTTTTGATGGCGGCCTTGATTTCCGCGAGGGAGGTGGGCTTGACGGTCTTCACGGTGAGGTCAACGACGGAGACGGTCGGAGTCGGCACGCGGAGGGACATGCCGGTGAGCTTGCCCTTGACCTCGGGGAGCACGAGGGCGACGGCCTTGGCGGCGCCGGTCGTGGAGGGGATGATGTTGATGGCGGCGGAACGGCCACCCTTCCAGTCCTTCTTGGACGGGCCGTCCACGGTCTTCTGCGTGGCGGTGTAGGAGTGGACGGTGGTCATCAGACCCTCGGCGACGCCGAAGCCTTCCTTGAGGAGCACGTGGACGAGCGGCGCGAGGCAGTTCGTGGTGCAGGAGGCGTTGGAGATGATGTTGTGCTTCGAGAGGTCGAGCTTGTCGTCGTTGACGCCGAGGACGACGGTGATGTCCTCGCCCTTCGCGGGGGCGGAAATGATGACTTTCTTCGCGCCGGCGGCGATGTGGCCCTTGGCTTTCTCGGCGTCGGTGAAGAGGCCGGTGGACTCGATGACGAGCTGGACGCCCAGCTTGGCCCAGGGAAGCTCGGCGGGGGTCTTGGCGGACACGACGAGGATGTCCTTGCCGTTGACCACGAGCACGTCGTCGTCCGCCTTGTCGGGGGACGATTTCTTGGAGGCGACGGTGCCTTGGAATTTGCCCTGCGTGGAGTCATACTTCAGCAGGTAGGCGAGATTGTCGGCGGGGACGATGTCACCGACGGCGACGACGTCAAACGTGGTGCCGAGAAGGCCCTGCTCAACGAGGGCGCGGAATACGAGGCGGCCGATGCGGCCGAAACCATTGATAGCGACTTTAACTGCCATAAGAGCTCCGATGTGTGGGTTATCTGCTGTTTTGTGATTTAGTGAGCCGGGCCGGGAGGCACGGAAGGATGACAAAAAACCCGCGTCGCGAAATTGGCAAGGGTTTTACCGTGAGAAAACCGGGCTTGGGGAGGATTTTGGCAAAATCTGCGCGACGAGGGCATTCGCATTTTCTCGCAATAATGTTGCACCAATGTCTCACCGCACGATCGACAGGCCGGCGCGAATCGTCTCGGAGCGCTCGTTGTAGTGCAGCAGGCTTTCGCCATAGCCGTTCCAATACTGCACGAGGAGGTAAGCGGCGAAATTGTTAAAAAACACATCGAGCGGATAGGTCACATCCACCTGCACTGCTCCTTTCCTGAATCCCTGCCCGGCGCGGGCCAGCACGGAAATACCGAGGCTGTCATTCTTGCCAAACACCGCGCGCAACTCGCCGAAACCGCGGTAGTCGTCGAGGTCTCCGTTGTCGCCCATGTCGCTGATATAGGCCCAAACCTTCGGGGCCACGATGAGGTTCCAGCCGTCGAGATTCCCGAGGGCAAACGCCGCCCGGGCCGACACGGTGTTGAGGCTGCGGGAGTTGTCGCCGTCGCGGCCGTTTGACTCGTGCCCGATGCCCGCCTGCCAGCCGAGCCAGGTGAAAAAGCCGTTCGATTTCCGCGCGGGCGCGAACGACGCAAAGAAAAACTCCGGCATGTAGCTCGTATCGTAAAACGGCGACGAGTCCCCATCGATATCCCAGAGCGAGCGCTGCGTGTAGGCGAAACGCAGGCCCTTGAGAAACGGATACTCCCTGGCCAGCCAGCCGTCGTTGGTCAGCATCTGGTATTGGAAACTGAACTGAAATTTCGCCGCGGGCGCATCAGGGCCGTAGATGAAATATACCGAATCGTAGGTGGAAAAATTGTCCAGGAATGAGCGCTTCAATTTCGCCGTGACCGACCGCGGCACGAGATTGCTGAGCGGCGCGGCGGGCGCAAAAGGCGCGACCTCCTGCGCGGTCGCGTCGGCGGCGGGGACCGCGTCCGGCCCGGACGCCCGTTTTGTTTTTTCCCGCCCGGACGCGAGCTTCGCGGCGGCGGCCACCTCCGCCTCGCGCACATCGAGCACAGCATGCATGACGGCGGGCTGCCGGATCGTCAGCACGAGCCGGCCGCGCGCGCCGGCGGGAACGGCAAACACGTAGGTGAGCGACTCATACCCGCGCGCCGGCACGTCGCCGGCCGACGCCTGGTTCTCGATCAACCGCAGCGTCACCGGCCACGGTCCGCCGCGCGCGCCGTCAAGCTCCCCCTGCAGCACCGGCGGCTCGTCATGCGGCAAGGCACGATCGGTGGTGTTGAGCGCCACCAGGTTCAAGGTCGCCTCCTGTCCGGCCGGCAGGGGTTCGGTCGGCGCCAGCAAACCGAGCACGATCTCCTGTCCCGAACTGCAAACGGCGCAGGCCAGCAGCAAAAATCCGGCGGTTATTCTTTTCATGGCGCACAAGAAAGGTGCCGCGCCCGCGCATCGCAAGCGCAAGCGCATGATTCATCCGAATGCCCCGCGCGCGCCGCGGACGAAAGAACCGCGATGCGTGTTTTCATTCGTCTTGCATCCGGGTCAAAATTTTGTAGCATAGGCTTCAATTCATGGAAAACGTGGACACCGACGCACGCGAAAACGAGCCGCAACCATCCGGAGGGAACACCCGTCCCGGTCACAGTCAGCGGGGCGAAACCGGCTGGCGGCTGGCGCGGGCGGAGCGAAGCCTGCCCGAGGCGCACGCCACCATCGCCGTGCCAAGGCACCTCGGGTTCTGGCGCAAGCTGCTCGCGTTCTCCGGGCCGGGCTACCTGGTCGCCGTCGGCTACATGGACCCGGGCAACTGGGCGACGGACATCGCGGGCGGCTCGCAATTCGGCTACACGCTGTTGAGCGTCATCGCGATTTCGAGCATCATGGCCATCCTGCTCCAGTCGCTCTGCGCGCGGCTCGGCATCGCCACCGGGCGCGATCTCGCGCAGGCGTGCCGCGACCATTATTCGAAGCCGGTTTCATTTGTGCTGTGGATCTTGTGCGAGGTGGCGATCTGCGCCTGCGACCTCGCCGAGGTCATCGGCACGGCCATCGCGCTGAATCTGCTGTTCGGCATCCCGCTGGTATGGGGCGTGTGCCTGACCGCGCTCGATGTCGTGCTCGTGCTCTGGCTCGCGCACAAGGGATTCCGGCTGCTCGAGATCATCGTCATCTCGCTGATGGCGGTCATCGCGGGCTGCTTCGGGCTGGAGCTGCTCTTCTCGCAACCCGCCGTGGCCGAGGTGTTCGGCGGGCTGGCGCCCTCCCCCGAGATCGTGACCAATCCGGCGATGCTTTACGTCGCCATCGGCATCATCGGCGCGACCGTGATGCCGCACAACCTCTACCTGCACTCCTCCATCGTGCAGACGCGCAAATACGAGCAAACCCCCGAGGGCAAACGCGAGGCGGTGAAGTTTGCCGTGGCCGATTCCAGCATCGCGCTGTTCTTCGCGTTTTTCATCAACGCGTCCATCCTCATCGTGTCGGCCGCGACCTTCCATGCGCAGGGCCGCACCGACGTCGCGGAAATCCAGGACGCCTACCTGATGCTCTCGCCCATGCTCGGCGTCGGCGCGGCGAGCACGCTTTTCGCGCTGGCGCTGCTCGCATCGGGGCAAAACTCCACGCTCACCGGCACGCTCGCCGGGCAAATCGTGATGGAGGGCTTTTTGAACATCCGCATGCGCCCGTGGCTGCGCCGCCTCATCACGCGGCTCATCGCCATCGTGCCGGCGGTGATCTGCGCGGCCATCTACGGGGAAAGCGGCACGGCGCGCCTGCTGGTGTTCAGCCAGGTCGTGCTCAGCCTGCAACTCCCCTTCGCGGTCATCCCGCTGGTCATGTTCACCAGCGAAAAGGAAAAAATGGGCGCTCTCGTGACGCCGCCGTGGCTGCGCGTGCTCGCGTGGCTTGTCACGGCGATCATCGTGGTGTTGAATATCAAACTCCTGCTCGACTTCGCCGGCATCACCCACGGCGGAGCCTGAAACATGTGATTTGAACAAAAGGCATAAAACCAGACCGGGGCGCCCGGTTTGAAAATAAATTTTTCAAACCGCCCCTGATTCTTAATTATTAATTTTAATTCTTATTTTTGCCCCCACCCGTCATGTACAAAAAAATCCTAGTCGCCCTCGAAAACACGAGCGCCGATCACGCCCTGCTCGAACACGTCGGGGCGCTCGCCGTGCGCCTCGGTTCCGAACTGCTCCTCCTGCATGTCGCGGACGGCTGGGCCGCGCGCAACTTCGACCAGCTCAAACTCGCCGAGTCCGAGGAAATCAAGGCCGACCGCGCCTACCTCGCGGCGCGCGTCGCCGACGTGGCGCGGCAGGGCTTGCGCGCCGAGTCGATGCTCGCGATGGGCAACCCGCCGCAGGAAATCCTGCGCGTGGCGGCGGAGCACGACTGCGACCTCATCGCGCTCGCCTCGCACGGACACAAGGCCCTGGCCGATGTCGTGCACGGCAGCACCATCGCCAAGGTCCGCCACAACACCATGCTCCCGCTCCTCGTCGTCCACGGGGGAAAACCCGCGCCGCTGTAAACGCGCTTCCGCAACGCCGTTTCCGCGCATAGGGAATTTCAGCATGCGTGGGTTGAGTGGCACGGGCGTCTCGCCCGTGGGTTTGGTACTTTCCTGGCAAAACACGGGTGAGACGCCCGTGCTACCCAACCCGCGTTTCCGTTCGGCCCCTGTCCTATTGGAGAGACGGCCTCCAAAAGGATAAATCTCACTCGGAAATGGCATCACAAAAACACTGCGTCCACCGGCGCCGCTTCGCGAGCGGGAAATCCTCGTGTTTTTGTGCGACGCCAGGCCGGCGCGCTCAACCATTCAACTCGCGAATCAGCGCGGCGGGATCGCGCGCTTTCATCAAGGCCTCCCCGACCAGCACGGCGTGCGCCCCGGCGGCACGGACCCGGGCCGCGTCCGCGCCGGTGAAGATGCCGCTCTCGCTGACCGCGATCACGTCGCGCGGGAATTGCGGGATGAGCCGTTCGCTGAGGGCGAGGTCGGTCTTGAAAACGGAGAGGTCGCGGTTGTTGACACCAATGATGCGCGCGCCGTGGCGGAGGGCGCGCGCGAGTTCGTCCTCGTGGTGAATCTCGAAAAGCGCGTCGAGCCCGGCGGCGCGGGCGGCGGCGTGGAGCGTCTCGATTTCGCCGTCGTCGAGCGCACGCACGATGATGAGGATGGCGCCGGCCCCGGCCTCGCGCGCCTCGGCGACCTGCACGGGATGCACCATGAAATCCTTGCGGATAATGGGCGGACACGGCGCGCCGCCAGCTTCATCTCCTGCCACTTGCCACTTGTCACTTGTCACTTCGCTGTCGCCGCCGCGCAGCGCGGCGGCGACAGCGCGCAGATCGTCGAGCGTGCCGCCGAAATACTTGTGGTCGGTCAGCACCGACATCGCGCTGGCGGCGGATTGGTAGCGGCGGGCCTGCGCGGGCGCGGAGGCGTTCTCGGCGATGGCTCCGGCGGAGGGCGAGCGGCGCTTGATCTCGGCAATGACGGCGGTCTTCCCGTCGGCGCGGCGCAACGCGGCGGCGAACGACGGCGGCGCGGGCAGGCGGGCGTTGAGCGCGGCGAGTTCGCCGAGGGAGACGGGGCGGACGAGCGGCGCAATCTCGCGGCGCTTCCAAGCCATGATTTCGGTGAGTTTGTCCATCGGCAGAGATTTGGAGAAAACACGGAAGCGCGCCGAAAGAAAGCTCTGTTTTTCGGGCGCGCTTCCGTGTATGAGTCGCGTCCACACATGAGTGCCATCAACGAACTTCGCCAGACCATCGCCCGCCTGCGCGCGCCCGGCGGCTGCCCCTGGGACCGGGAGCAGACGCATGCGTCGCTGACCCGCTGCCTGATCGACGAATGCAGCGAGTTGCTCGAAACCATCGACGCGCTCGACATGCCGCACATGCGCGAGGAACTCGGCGACGTGCTCATCCAGGTGGTGTTTCACGCGCAGCTCGCCGAGGAGTCCGGCCACTTCGACCTCGACGACGTGGCGCGTGAGGTGAACGAAAAGCTCATCCGCCGGCATCCGCATGTGTTTGGCGACAACCGGCTCGACACCTCCGAACAGGTGCTGGTCAAGTGGGAGCAGATCAAGGCGCAGGAAAAGGCGGCGAAGGCCGCCGCCGCGGGCGCGAACGGAAACGCGCAGCCGGAACGCGAAAAAGTCTTCAAGGACATGCCGCCGCGCCTGCCGGCGCTGATGTTTGCCGAGGCGGTGTGGAAACAAATCCAGAAGAAAGACCTGCCGCACGACGGCGCGGTCGATTCCGCCCGCGTGGCCGGGCTCGCCGCGACGCTCGACGACGAGGCGCTGGGCCGCGCGCTCTTCGAACTCGCCGCCGCCGCCCGCGCGAAAGGGCTCGATCCCGAAGGGGCGCTGCGCCGGCACGCGACGAAGGTGATGAGCGATGTCGAAAAACACCTCCAGCAGCAAGGCGTCTGAGGAAAACGGCCGCACCGCGGCCACAGGGCCCGCCGTGCCGGACGCCGTGGCCGCGGAGTGGCTGCATCCATTTCTTGAATACATGGAGAAGGAGCGCCGCTACTCGCGCCACACGCTGCGCAACTACCGGCAGGCGTTCGAGGATTTCTGGCGCTGGCTCGCGGATTCCGGCCTCGCCGCGCGCGGGCTGGGCGCGCTCGCCACGCGCGACCTGCGCGACTTCGTCATCGAGGCGCAGCGCCGCTTCGACCGCCGCACGCTGCACAACCACGCGTCCGGCCTG
This genomic stretch from Termitidicoccus mucosus harbors:
- the gap gene encoding type I glyceraldehyde-3-phosphate dehydrogenase, coding for MAVKVAINGFGRIGRLVFRALVEQGLLGTTFDVVAVGDIVPADNLAYLLKYDSTQGKFQGTVASKKSSPDKADDDVLVVNGKDILVVSAKTPAELPWAKLGVQLVIESTGLFTDAEKAKGHIAAGAKKVIISAPAKGEDITVVLGVNDDKLDLSKHNIISNASCTTNCLAPLVHVLLKEGFGVAEGLMTTVHSYTATQKTVDGPSKKDWKGGRSAAINIIPSTTGAAKAVALVLPEVKGKLTGMSLRVPTPTVSVVDLTVKTVKPTSLAEIKAAIKKAGETYLKGILGYTEDEVVSSDFIHDKLSSIFDAGSSIELNPNFFKLVSWYDNEWGYSNRVVDLTKIIAAKL
- a CDS encoding phospholipase A, with amino-acid sequence MKRITAGFLLLACAVCSSGQEIVLGLLAPTEPLPAGQEATLNLVALNTTDRALPHDEPPVLQGELDGARGGPWPVTLRLIENQASAGDVPARGYESLTYVFAVPAGARGRLVLTIRQPAVMHAVLDVREAEVAAAAKLASGREKTKRASGPDAVPAADATAQEVAPFAPAAPLSNLVPRSVTAKLKRSFLDNFSTYDSVYFIYGPDAPAAKFQFSFQYQMLTNDGWLAREYPFLKGLRFAYTQRSLWDIDGDSSPFYDTSYMPEFFFASFAPARKSNGFFTWLGWQAGIGHESNGRDGDNSRSLNTVSARAAFALGNLDGWNLIVAPKVWAYISDMGDNGDLDDYRGFGELRAVFGKNDSLGISVLARAGQGFRKGAVQVDVTYPLDVFFNNFAAYLLVQYWNGYGESLLHYNERSETIRAGLSIVR
- a CDS encoding Nramp family divalent metal transporter, encoding MENVDTDARENEPQPSGGNTRPGHSQRGETGWRLARAERSLPEAHATIAVPRHLGFWRKLLAFSGPGYLVAVGYMDPGNWATDIAGGSQFGYTLLSVIAISSIMAILLQSLCARLGIATGRDLAQACRDHYSKPVSFVLWILCEVAICACDLAEVIGTAIALNLLFGIPLVWGVCLTALDVVLVLWLAHKGFRLLEIIVISLMAVIAGCFGLELLFSQPAVAEVFGGLAPSPEIVTNPAMLYVAIGIIGATVMPHNLYLHSSIVQTRKYEQTPEGKREAVKFAVADSSIALFFAFFINASILIVSAATFHAQGRTDVAEIQDAYLMLSPMLGVGAASTLFALALLASGQNSTLTGTLAGQIVMEGFLNIRMRPWLRRLITRLIAIVPAVICAAIYGESGTARLLVFSQVVLSLQLPFAVIPLVMFTSEKEKMGALVTPPWLRVLAWLVTAIIVVLNIKLLLDFAGITHGGA
- a CDS encoding universal stress protein, with amino-acid sequence MYKKILVALENTSADHALLEHVGALAVRLGSELLLLHVADGWAARNFDQLKLAESEEIKADRAYLAARVADVARQGLRAESMLAMGNPPQEILRVAAEHDCDLIALASHGHKALADVVHGSTIAKVRHNTMLPLLVVHGGKPAPL
- a CDS encoding indole-3-glycerol phosphate synthase TrpC yields the protein MDKLTEIMAWKRREIAPLVRPVSLGELAALNARLPAPPSFAAALRRADGKTAVIAEIKRRSPSAGAIAENASAPAQARRYQSAASAMSVLTDHKYFGGTLDDLRAVAAALRGGDSEVTSDKWQVAGDEAGGAPCPPIIRKDFMVHPVQVAEAREAGAGAILIIVRALDDGEIETLHAAARAAGLDALFEIHHEDELARALRHGARIIGVNNRDLSVFKTDLALSERLIPQFPRDVIAVSESGIFTGADAARVRAAGAHAVLVGEALMKARDPAALIRELNG
- a CDS encoding MazG family protein, translating into MSAINELRQTIARLRAPGGCPWDREQTHASLTRCLIDECSELLETIDALDMPHMREELGDVLIQVVFHAQLAEESGHFDLDDVAREVNEKLIRRHPHVFGDNRLDTSEQVLVKWEQIKAQEKAAKAAAAGANGNAQPEREKVFKDMPPRLPALMFAEAVWKQIQKKDLPHDGAVDSARVAGLAATLDDEALGRALFELAAAARAKGLDPEGALRRHATKVMSDVEKHLQQQGV